The following coding sequences lie in one Amycolatopsis cihanbeyliensis genomic window:
- a CDS encoding NADH:flavin oxidoreductase/NADH oxidase family protein: MTGTPRLSDPLPLPCGQTLRNRIMKSALSEALADPAHAPSTELETLYRRWGVGGYGLVVTGNVMVDHRQLGEPGNVVIEDKRDLAALTRWAAACHDGGTPIWMQLNHPGRQANALAGRRRPVAPSATAAKVPGAVTPRALSGAEIEDLIDRFATTAAVAETAGFDGIQIHAAHGYLIAQFLSPLANQRTDDWGGDPTRRLRFLLEIVRRIRVTVGPGFAVGIKLNSADFQRGGFSETESRDVVARLAQEGLDLIEISGGSYEAPAMMGTTRSASTLAREAYFLDYAQTVRHLARDVPLAVTGGFRSHAAMATAIAHRTCDLIGLGRPTCTTPDAANILLQPNQTQLPVRTVRFGLRRTLGLVADLKTLDGALDLQWHTDQLHRLAGGAEPDPGRPRWKTLVAMLNRNGLAAFRRQRQ, translated from the coding sequence ATGACCGGCACCCCGCGCCTTTCCGACCCGCTGCCACTGCCGTGCGGGCAGACCCTGCGCAACCGCATCATGAAATCCGCCCTCAGCGAAGCACTCGCCGACCCGGCGCACGCCCCGTCCACCGAACTCGAGACGCTCTACCGAAGGTGGGGCGTCGGCGGTTACGGGCTCGTCGTGACCGGCAACGTCATGGTCGACCACCGCCAACTCGGCGAACCGGGCAACGTCGTCATCGAGGACAAACGCGACCTCGCCGCGCTGACCCGCTGGGCCGCGGCCTGCCACGACGGCGGCACCCCGATCTGGATGCAGCTCAACCACCCCGGACGCCAGGCCAACGCCCTGGCCGGCCGTAGGCGGCCCGTCGCCCCCAGCGCCACCGCGGCGAAAGTGCCCGGTGCCGTCACCCCCCGCGCGCTCAGCGGCGCCGAGATCGAGGACCTCATCGACCGCTTCGCCACCACCGCCGCGGTCGCCGAGACCGCGGGCTTCGACGGCATCCAGATCCACGCCGCCCACGGCTACCTCATCGCCCAGTTCCTGTCCCCGCTGGCCAACCAGCGCACCGACGACTGGGGCGGCGACCCCACCCGGCGGCTCCGGTTCCTGCTGGAGATCGTGCGCCGCATCCGGGTCACCGTCGGCCCCGGCTTCGCCGTCGGCATCAAACTCAACTCCGCCGACTTCCAGCGCGGCGGATTCTCCGAAACCGAATCGCGCGACGTCGTGGCCCGCCTCGCCCAGGAAGGTCTCGACCTCATCGAGATCAGCGGCGGCAGCTACGAAGCACCCGCCATGATGGGCACCACCCGTTCAGCCAGCACCCTGGCCCGCGAGGCCTACTTCCTCGACTACGCCCAGACCGTGCGCCACCTCGCCCGCGACGTGCCGCTGGCCGTCACCGGCGGCTTCCGCTCGCACGCCGCCATGGCCACCGCCATCGCCCACCGCACCTGCGACCTCATCGGACTCGGCCGACCCACCTGCACCACCCCGGACGCCGCGAACATCCTCCTTCAACCCAACCAGACCCAGTTGCCCGTTCGTACCGTGCGCTTCGGTCTCCGCCGCACCCTCGGACTCGTCGCCGACCTCAAGACCCTCGACGGAGCACTGGACCTGCAATGGCACACCGACCAACTGCACCGCCTCGCAGGCGGCGCCGAACCCGATCCAGGCCGGCCACGATGGAAAACCCTCGTGGCCATGCTCAACCGCAACGGGCTCGCCGCCTTCCGCCGCCAACGCCAGTAG
- a CDS encoding TetR/AcrR family transcriptional regulator, with amino-acid sequence MTSAVTVFAQGGYAGTPITAVAEHARISPAYVFKLFTGKVSLFVAALERCYERILGALEDGAAQATTQTPAGVLHAMGEAYAALIADRDLLMLQVHAQATTDIPEIAEAVRDGTARITSLATSRSRASAAQVQRFVAYGQLCHLLTTLDAFSVDEPWAATLTDGVRHHPAEGGEQT; translated from the coding sequence GTGACCAGCGCCGTGACGGTGTTCGCGCAGGGCGGGTACGCCGGCACGCCCATCACGGCGGTCGCCGAGCACGCGCGGATCTCACCCGCGTATGTGTTCAAGCTGTTTACCGGCAAGGTTTCACTGTTCGTCGCGGCACTGGAGCGGTGTTACGAACGGATCCTTGGCGCACTCGAAGACGGGGCCGCGCAGGCCACGACACAGACCCCGGCAGGCGTACTGCATGCGATGGGCGAGGCTTACGCCGCCTTGATCGCAGATCGGGATCTGCTGATGCTCCAGGTCCACGCCCAGGCCACCACCGACATACCGGAGATCGCCGAGGCTGTCCGGGATGGCACGGCCCGCATCACCTCGTTGGCCACCAGCCGTTCCCGCGCGAGCGCGGCGCAGGTGCAGCGGTTCGTCGCTTATGGACAACTGTGCCACCTGCTGACCACACTCGACGCCTTCAGCGTCGACGAGCCGTGGGCGGCCACGCTGACCGACGGCGTCCGACACCACCCCGCGGAAGGAGGTGAGCAGACATGA